The following coding sequences lie in one Glycine max cultivar Williams 82 chromosome 19, Glycine_max_v4.0, whole genome shotgun sequence genomic window:
- the LOC100500389 gene encoding regulator of MON1-CCZ1 complex isoform X4, with protein sequence MSGKASTSKPNIGLSGSDGLSHAYIQYPPLRCNVPGSSGLFYDDGNKLLLSPTADQVFSWKVGPFDTLIDPTTDSISEGPIIAIRYSLDTKVIAIQRSNHEIQFWDRETGGTFSHKCRPESESILGFFWTDSQQCDIVLVKTSGLDLYAYNSESKSLQLVQTKKLNVSWYVYTHESRLVLLASGMQCKTFNGFQISSADIVRLPRFEMVMAKSEANSKPVLAAEDAFIVTVYGRIYCLQVDRVAMLLHSYRLYRDAVIQQGSLPIYSNSIAVSVVDNVLLIHQVDAKVVILYDLFADSRAPISAPLPLLLRGFPRSSTLSQSSGRESESTDGNVLSNHEAVTYANTWTFLVPDLVCDVANKLLWKFYLDLEAISASSSEVPSVLEFLQRRKLEANKAKQLCLGIARALILEHRPVPVVAKAVNVLVTSYSHSIKTGSYFKGLKPEKSSTSVVQNTGAEVSAIETDVIGKSIIHESTRRVDSGSLNKASTVSSLDSEDESQSANPKHSSKEAQVEGEVNNEISLSTGAHSSYVMQSSLQSGQEESQLTSAAVSPDEMYSFVFSPVDEEMVGDPSYLVAIIIEFLHSANSEKIRILPNVYVLIIQLMARNEHYAELGLFVLNKILESSKEVALQLLESGRQNAQTRKLGLDMLRQLGLHHDYVLLLVQDGYYLEALRYARKYRVDTIRPSLFLEAAFVSNDSQHLAAVLRFFTDFLPGFKNTSDHNRYCCILNEMNSSTTV encoded by the exons ATGTCTGGAAAAGCATCAACTTCAAAGCCTAATATAGGTCTGAGTGGATCTGATGGTCTTTCACATGCTTACATTCAGTATCCGCCACTTCGGTGCAATGTTCCTGGATCAAGTGGATTATTTTATGATGATGGAAATAAGTTGCTACTCTCTCCAACAGCTGACCAG GTTTTTTCATGGAAAGTTGGTCCCTTTGATACTCTCATTGATCCAACCACTGATTCAATAAGTGAAGGCCCTATCATAGCTATTCGGTATTCTTTAGACACAAAGGTAATAGCAATCCAACGTTCAAACCATGAGATACAGTTTTGGGATAGAGAGACTGGGGGGACTTTTAGCCATAAGTGCAGGCCAGAATCAGAAAGTATACTTGGATTCTTTTGGACAGATAGTCAACAGTGTGATATTGTTCTTGTTAAGACCAG TGGTCTAGACTTGTACGCATATAATTCAGAGTCAAAATCACTGCAACTGGTGCAAACAAAGAAACTGAATGTGAGTTGGTATGTTTACACCCATGAAAGTCGCCTGGTTCTTCTTGCTTCTGGCATGCAGTGCAAGACATTCAATGGATTTCAG ATTTCATCTGCAGATATTGTTCGCTTGCCAAGATTTGAGATGGTTATGGCCAAATCTGAGGCAAATAGTAAGCCTGTTTTAGCAGCTGAAGATGCCTTCATTGTCACCGT TTATGGTAGGATATACTGCTTGCAAGTTGATAGAGTTGCTATGCTGCTTCATTCTTATAGGCTATATCGTGATGCAGTGATTCAGCAG GGCTCTTTACCAATTTATTCCAACAGTATTGCCGTGAGTGTGGTCGACAATGTACTTCTTATTCATCAAGTTGATGCAAAGGTTGTTATACTTTATGATCTGTTTGCAGATTCTCGAGCACCAATATCTGCACCGCTTCCTTTGCTATTAAGGGGTTTCCCCAGATCCAGCACTTTATCTCAATCTAGTGGTAGAGAAAGTGAGAGCACAGACGGTAATGTTTTGAGCAATCATGAAGCAGTTACATATGCCAATACATGGACTTTTCTAGTGCCTGACCTCGTATGTGACGTGGCCAATAAGTTATTGTGGAAGTTCTATTTAGACTTAGAG GCAATTTCTGCTAGTAGCTCAGAGGTCCCATCAGTATTAGAGTTCCTGCAGCGGCGGAAGTTGGAAGCTAACAAG GCTAAACAATTGTGCTTGGGTATAGCACGTGCACTTATTCTAGAGCATAGGCCTGTGCCTGTGGTTGCCAAGGCTGTAAATGTACTAGTCACCTCATACTCCCATTCAATTAAAACTGGTAGCTATTTTAAGGGACTGAAACCAGAGAAGTCATCAACTTCTGTTGTACAAAATACTGGTGCTGAGGTATCTGCTATCGAAACAGATGTAATTGGAAAATCAATCATCCATGAATCTACGAGAAGAGTAGACAGTGGATCTCTTAATAAAGCGTCAACTGTTTCAAGTTTGGATTCTGAGGATGAGTCCCAGTCTGCAAATCCAAAACACAGTTCAAAGGAAGCCCAAGTGGAGGGTGAAGTGAATAATGAGATATCTCTGAGCACTGGAGCTCACAGTTCTTATGTTATGCAATCATCTCTTCAGTCTGGGCAAGAGGAATCCCAACTTACTTCTGCAGCAGTTTCGCCAGACGAGATGTACAGCTTTGTCTTTTCTCCTGTTGATGAAGAGATGGTTGGAGACCCTTCTTACTTGGTTGCTATCATTATTGAGTTCCTTCACAG TGCAAATTCAGAGAAGATTCGTATACTCCCAAATGTTTATGTATTAATAATTCAACTAATGGCCCGCAATGAACATTATGCAGAGCTCGGGTTGTTTGTCTTAAACAAG ATTCTGGAGTCCTCTAAAGAAGTTGCACTACAACTACTAGAGTCTGGCCGCCAGAATGCCCAAACTAGGAAGCTTGGTCTGGATATGCTAAGACAACTTGGTTTACATCATGATTATGTTTTACTGCTTGTGCAGGATGGATACTACCTTGAAGCCTTACGATATGCACGGAAGTACAGG GTGGATACGATCCGGCCATCATTGTTCTTAGAAGCAGCATTTGTTTCCAATGACTCCCAACATCTTGCTGCGGTTCTAAGATTCTTTACAGATTTCCTTCCTGGCTTCAAAAACACCTCAGACCATAATAGATACTGCTGCATACTGAATGAAATGAACTCATCCACGACTGTTTGA
- the LOC100500389 gene encoding regulator of MON1-CCZ1 complex isoform X2: MSGKASTSKPNIGLSGSDGLSHAYIQYPPLRCNVPGSSGLFYDDGNKLLLSPTADQVFSWKVGPFDTLIDPTTDSISEGPIIAIRYSLDTKVIAIQRSNHEIQFWDRETGGTFSHKCRPESESILGFFWTDSQQCDIVLVKTSGLDLYAYNSESKSLQLVQTKKLNVSWYVYTHESRLVLLASGMQCKTFNGFQISSADIVRLPRFEMVMAKSEANSKPVLAAEDAFIVTVYGRIYCLQVDRVAMLLHSYRLYRDAVIQQGSLPIYSNSIAVSVVDNVLLIHQVDAKVVILYDLFADSRAPISAPLPLLLRGFPRSSTLSQSSGRESESTDGNVLSNHEAVTYANTWTFLVPDLVCDVANKLLWKFYLDLEVSYLFIYVPILNIGAFSFMNNPILQAISASSSEVPSVLEFLQRRKLEANKAKQLCLGIARALILEHRPVPVVAKAVNVLVTSYSHSIKTGSYFKGLKPEKSSTSVVQNTGAEVSAIETDVIGKSIIHESTRRVDSGSLNKASTVSSLDSEDESQSANPKHSSKEAQVEGEVNNEISLSTGAHSSYVMQSSLQSGQEESQLTSAAVSPDEMYSFVFSPVDEEMVGDPSYLVAIIIEFLHSANSEKIRILPNVYVLIIQLMARNEHYAELGLFVLNKILESSKEVALQLLESGRQNAQTRKLGLDMLRQLGLHHDYVLLLVQDGYYLEALRYARKYRVDTIRPSLFLEAAFVSNDSQHLAAVLRFFTDFLPGFKNTSDHNRYCCILNEMNSSTTV, from the exons ATGTCTGGAAAAGCATCAACTTCAAAGCCTAATATAGGTCTGAGTGGATCTGATGGTCTTTCACATGCTTACATTCAGTATCCGCCACTTCGGTGCAATGTTCCTGGATCAAGTGGATTATTTTATGATGATGGAAATAAGTTGCTACTCTCTCCAACAGCTGACCAG GTTTTTTCATGGAAAGTTGGTCCCTTTGATACTCTCATTGATCCAACCACTGATTCAATAAGTGAAGGCCCTATCATAGCTATTCGGTATTCTTTAGACACAAAGGTAATAGCAATCCAACGTTCAAACCATGAGATACAGTTTTGGGATAGAGAGACTGGGGGGACTTTTAGCCATAAGTGCAGGCCAGAATCAGAAAGTATACTTGGATTCTTTTGGACAGATAGTCAACAGTGTGATATTGTTCTTGTTAAGACCAG TGGTCTAGACTTGTACGCATATAATTCAGAGTCAAAATCACTGCAACTGGTGCAAACAAAGAAACTGAATGTGAGTTGGTATGTTTACACCCATGAAAGTCGCCTGGTTCTTCTTGCTTCTGGCATGCAGTGCAAGACATTCAATGGATTTCAG ATTTCATCTGCAGATATTGTTCGCTTGCCAAGATTTGAGATGGTTATGGCCAAATCTGAGGCAAATAGTAAGCCTGTTTTAGCAGCTGAAGATGCCTTCATTGTCACCGT TTATGGTAGGATATACTGCTTGCAAGTTGATAGAGTTGCTATGCTGCTTCATTCTTATAGGCTATATCGTGATGCAGTGATTCAGCAG GGCTCTTTACCAATTTATTCCAACAGTATTGCCGTGAGTGTGGTCGACAATGTACTTCTTATTCATCAAGTTGATGCAAAGGTTGTTATACTTTATGATCTGTTTGCAGATTCTCGAGCACCAATATCTGCACCGCTTCCTTTGCTATTAAGGGGTTTCCCCAGATCCAGCACTTTATCTCAATCTAGTGGTAGAGAAAGTGAGAGCACAGACGGTAATGTTTTGAGCAATCATGAAGCAGTTACATATGCCAATACATGGACTTTTCTAGTGCCTGACCTCGTATGTGACGTGGCCAATAAGTTATTGTGGAAGTTCTATTTAGACTTAGAGGTCAGTTATTTGTTCATTTATGTGCCAATACTGAACATAGGTGCCTTCTCTTTCATGAATAATCCTATCTTGCAGGCAATTTCTGCTAGTAGCTCAGAGGTCCCATCAGTATTAGAGTTCCTGCAGCGGCGGAAGTTGGAAGCTAACAAG GCTAAACAATTGTGCTTGGGTATAGCACGTGCACTTATTCTAGAGCATAGGCCTGTGCCTGTGGTTGCCAAGGCTGTAAATGTACTAGTCACCTCATACTCCCATTCAATTAAAACTGGTAGCTATTTTAAGGGACTGAAACCAGAGAAGTCATCAACTTCTGTTGTACAAAATACTGGTGCTGAGGTATCTGCTATCGAAACAGATGTAATTGGAAAATCAATCATCCATGAATCTACGAGAAGAGTAGACAGTGGATCTCTTAATAAAGCGTCAACTGTTTCAAGTTTGGATTCTGAGGATGAGTCCCAGTCTGCAAATCCAAAACACAGTTCAAAGGAAGCCCAAGTGGAGGGTGAAGTGAATAATGAGATATCTCTGAGCACTGGAGCTCACAGTTCTTATGTTATGCAATCATCTCTTCAGTCTGGGCAAGAGGAATCCCAACTTACTTCTGCAGCAGTTTCGCCAGACGAGATGTACAGCTTTGTCTTTTCTCCTGTTGATGAAGAGATGGTTGGAGACCCTTCTTACTTGGTTGCTATCATTATTGAGTTCCTTCACAG TGCAAATTCAGAGAAGATTCGTATACTCCCAAATGTTTATGTATTAATAATTCAACTAATGGCCCGCAATGAACATTATGCAGAGCTCGGGTTGTTTGTCTTAAACAAG ATTCTGGAGTCCTCTAAAGAAGTTGCACTACAACTACTAGAGTCTGGCCGCCAGAATGCCCAAACTAGGAAGCTTGGTCTGGATATGCTAAGACAACTTGGTTTACATCATGATTATGTTTTACTGCTTGTGCAGGATGGATACTACCTTGAAGCCTTACGATATGCACGGAAGTACAGG GTGGATACGATCCGGCCATCATTGTTCTTAGAAGCAGCATTTGTTTCCAATGACTCCCAACATCTTGCTGCGGTTCTAAGATTCTTTACAGATTTCCTTCCTGGCTTCAAAAACACCTCAGACCATAATAGATACTGCTGCATACTGAATGAAATGAACTCATCCACGACTGTTTGA